Proteins encoded in a region of the uncultured Paludibaculum sp. genome:
- a CDS encoding VWA domain-containing protein, whose translation MKVLCVVALAVLVVRGQEPAPTFRATTRLVEFTFVALDKAGRPVTDLKKEEIQVQEKGKRRPLAFFRFEGEEKDGKQPLALPAGLFSNRVEFTPGPPRNVTALVLDTLNTNPSDILWVRAQLTRYLKALAPATRVAVYHLGSKLSILHEFTGNVEELRARIAKAGLALPPQQTTDMDSTVRDAEEMLRIFNNDPRVLEMLTIQIENEMQFNASVRQRKMETTLAALEALGRHLSGVPGRKNLVWIGGGISMLSITGAMGFGARGGIQSFESAVRASSQRLAQEGVAVYFVNSRGLQGDVTYSASAGGSPTIRGRGSFERQRQADEISADPYPAASAMASITGGRVIQNTNDPSAGLRLATADVKGSYTAGFYAEEEPDGKWHNLKVQVTRPGVRVEAREGFLAEKPPKQTSNWTTEEWRSAIHNPVPSTALVIDARCEGMAGAEKGTVGLTAQVEPAGLYFQMKDGDGQAQVEICVAEKAPTGEVVVHTEEGSVAMPGGDRRRVGPESARYQRVWKLSGGAQTIRVIIRDKLTGKYGVVDIPVTGIPNLAAAAK comes from the coding sequence ATGAAGGTGCTCTGTGTGGTTGCATTGGCAGTTCTCGTGGTTCGAGGGCAGGAACCGGCGCCGACTTTTCGTGCCACTACGCGGCTGGTGGAGTTCACGTTTGTTGCTCTGGATAAGGCCGGAAGGCCCGTGACGGACCTGAAAAAAGAGGAGATACAGGTCCAGGAGAAGGGCAAACGGCGTCCTCTGGCGTTCTTCCGGTTTGAGGGCGAAGAGAAGGATGGAAAGCAGCCGCTGGCGCTGCCGGCGGGCCTCTTCAGCAACCGGGTCGAATTTACGCCAGGACCGCCGCGCAATGTGACAGCACTGGTACTGGATACGCTAAATACGAATCCTTCGGACATTTTGTGGGTCCGAGCGCAATTGACGCGGTATTTGAAGGCGCTGGCCCCGGCGACGCGCGTCGCGGTTTATCACCTGGGCTCGAAACTGAGCATCCTTCACGAATTCACTGGCAATGTGGAGGAGTTGCGGGCACGGATTGCGAAGGCGGGGCTGGCCTTGCCGCCGCAGCAGACGACAGACATGGACTCGACGGTCCGGGATGCGGAGGAGATGCTGCGGATCTTCAACAACGATCCGCGAGTGCTTGAGATGCTGACGATTCAGATCGAGAACGAGATGCAGTTCAACGCATCTGTGCGGCAAAGGAAGATGGAAACGACTTTGGCGGCACTGGAGGCGTTGGGGCGGCATTTGTCGGGGGTGCCGGGGCGAAAGAATCTGGTCTGGATAGGCGGCGGAATCTCGATGCTGTCGATTACGGGGGCGATGGGCTTTGGGGCACGGGGCGGAATCCAGAGCTTTGAGAGCGCGGTGCGAGCGAGTTCACAGCGTCTGGCACAGGAGGGCGTGGCGGTCTATTTCGTCAACTCACGCGGGCTGCAGGGCGATGTAACTTACTCGGCGTCCGCGGGCGGGAGCCCGACGATTCGCGGGCGCGGCTCGTTTGAGAGGCAGCGGCAGGCCGATGAGATCAGCGCGGACCCGTATCCGGCGGCGTCGGCGATGGCGTCGATCACGGGCGGGCGAGTGATTCAGAACACGAACGACCCGAGTGCAGGACTGCGCCTGGCGACGGCGGACGTGAAGGGGTCGTACACGGCGGGGTTCTATGCCGAGGAGGAGCCGGATGGCAAATGGCACAACCTCAAAGTTCAGGTGACGCGGCCGGGCGTGCGCGTGGAAGCCCGAGAGGGCTTTCTGGCGGAGAAACCGCCGAAGCAGACGTCGAACTGGACGACGGAGGAGTGGCGGTCGGCGATCCACAATCCAGTACCGTCGACGGCGCTGGTGATCGATGCGCGCTGCGAGGGGATGGCGGGCGCGGAGAAGGGTACGGTGGGCCTTACGGCGCAGGTGGAGCCGGCGGGGTTGTACTTCCAGATGAAGGATGGCGACGGCCAGGCGCAAGTGGAGATCTGCGTGGCGGAGAAGGCGCCGACGGGCGAAGTGGTGGTGCATACGGAAGAGGGCTCGGTGGCGATGCCGGGCGGGGACCGGAGACGGGTGGGCCCTGAGTCGGCGCGGTATCAGCGGGTGTGGAAGCTGAGCGGCGGTGCGCAGACGATTCGGGTGATTATCCGGGATAAGCTGACGGGCAAGTACGGTGTGGTGGATATTCCGGTGACGGGTATCCCGAATCTGGCGGCGGCCGCGAAGTAG
- a CDS encoding two-component regulator propeller domain-containing protein: MRAFATAVCAVFCALLVSPALHAHQYQFRLYGRQDGLGNLAISAITQDQTGYLWVGTQNGLYRYDGHSFQELGYRGGMPNDPIVALHAGSDGSIWAATRTRLFRSTFSGFQEISLGRKVQFLTRSVLASRNGKLYAATNAGLLELAPAAGRDQWQVRPIPIETHGVPVRAVSVDPHGGLWAAGDFGVCHWQNGRSTLYAAKEGVPDEHWDSLLPDGQGGLWARGVGHLVHLARGGARFELEQPGPPDASFQGVIIRSWDGTLLASTRRGLALKQNGKWSLVSMDEGLPASSTTVIFEDREGSIWLGTWGVGLCRWLGGTLVESWSARDGLPHESVNAIARDSSGLVWVGTDTGLGSLRSGETSTSLAALAETKVRALQGDRDTLWAGLYPGGVARIDLRTRAVRRFGVAQGLKDERVNGLHLDRSGRLWVCTMRGLYILEGDRFVSAVQGVPTDEIFLRVSEDPQGGIWVATSKGLRLWRNGVWRLYTALDGLAQDSVAQVRAPSATEVWVGYRGSKGISRLHFEGDRLRSVEQVGPPKLPSNHVLSIGYDSEGDMWVGTDSGIGLRRKGVWSTISKADGLIWDDCNPNSLLAEGSGDVWIGTSRGLTHIVAGAKPRLLAGQPPQPVLSSIQFGGRRMPSSIGLRIPYAQRLLELDLACLSFRQEQQIRYRYRLTGLEDAWVETATPELRFPSLPPGSYRLEVLAANSVGETSAAPALAQFVIQPPWYGTWWFYLTLVALAVLSIIYLIRWRTATLQRRSRELEEAVRARTEELQSQYELAGRQKTEIERLLDEANQLHRAKNEFLANISHEIRTPMNGILGLTELALHTQLDHEQLEYVQATRKSAESLLGLLNDVLDFAKIEAQRIEIESAPFSIRDCFDLVRDTFASQAIDKGLDVHIEIDSGVPQQVLGDTLRIGQVIMNLVGNAVKFTENGSVILRAGLEAAIGDFVRLRIDIRDTGIGIPPDKLKMIFEPFRQADGSTARNYGGTGLGLSISARLVEIMGGRLTVESTPGVGSVFSFTLPLKQVKATAGTPVEKIEAAQPAGDVVPARVLLAEDHQINQLVVIRLLEKRGHHVDAVNNGAEAVAAASSGSYDLILMDMQMPVMDGLQAAHEIRALAGPAARIPIVALTANALGAAEEECRAAGMDAYLAKPVKPDELYRVVESITAASAKSLVR, from the coding sequence ATGCGTGCTTTCGCTACTGCTGTTTGTGCTGTCTTCTGTGCTCTTCTTGTGAGCCCGGCCCTCCATGCGCACCAATATCAGTTCCGTCTCTATGGCCGCCAGGACGGCCTCGGCAATCTGGCCATCAGCGCCATTACCCAGGACCAGACTGGCTACCTTTGGGTAGGTACACAGAACGGCCTCTATCGTTACGACGGCCACTCCTTCCAGGAACTCGGCTACCGCGGCGGTATGCCCAACGACCCCATCGTTGCCCTGCACGCGGGCTCCGACGGTAGCATCTGGGCCGCCACCCGTACCCGCCTCTTCCGCTCCACCTTCTCCGGTTTCCAGGAAATATCGCTTGGTCGCAAGGTTCAGTTCCTCACTCGCAGCGTTCTCGCGTCGCGGAACGGCAAACTCTACGCCGCCACCAATGCCGGCCTTCTCGAGCTTGCGCCGGCCGCCGGCCGGGACCAGTGGCAGGTCCGCCCGATACCCATCGAGACTCACGGCGTACCGGTCCGCGCCGTCAGCGTCGACCCCCACGGTGGACTTTGGGCCGCTGGAGACTTCGGAGTCTGCCACTGGCAGAACGGCCGGTCGACTCTCTATGCAGCGAAGGAAGGAGTCCCCGACGAACATTGGGACAGCCTCCTCCCCGACGGTCAGGGAGGCTTGTGGGCCCGCGGCGTGGGTCACCTTGTCCACCTGGCCCGCGGCGGCGCCCGCTTTGAGTTGGAACAGCCCGGGCCACCGGACGCCAGCTTCCAGGGCGTAATCATCCGTTCCTGGGATGGTACGCTGCTTGCCTCCACCCGGCGCGGCCTGGCCCTGAAGCAGAACGGCAAGTGGAGCTTGGTCAGCATGGACGAAGGCCTGCCTGCCAGCAGTACCACCGTGATCTTTGAAGACCGCGAAGGCTCCATTTGGCTTGGCACCTGGGGCGTCGGCCTGTGCCGCTGGCTGGGAGGCACTCTCGTCGAATCCTGGTCCGCGCGCGACGGCCTGCCCCACGAAAGTGTCAACGCGATCGCTCGCGACAGCTCCGGCCTGGTGTGGGTGGGCACCGACACCGGCCTCGGCAGCCTGCGCTCCGGCGAAACCAGTACGTCCCTGGCCGCCCTCGCGGAAACCAAGGTGCGCGCTCTGCAGGGCGATCGCGACACGCTCTGGGCTGGACTGTATCCGGGGGGCGTCGCCCGCATCGATCTCCGTACCCGGGCCGTGCGGCGCTTCGGAGTCGCTCAAGGACTCAAGGACGAGCGTGTCAACGGCCTGCATCTCGATCGTTCCGGACGGCTCTGGGTTTGTACCATGCGTGGGCTGTACATCCTTGAGGGTGACCGCTTTGTCTCCGCCGTCCAGGGTGTGCCCACGGACGAGATCTTTCTGCGTGTGAGCGAAGATCCGCAAGGGGGCATCTGGGTCGCCACCAGCAAGGGCCTCCGTCTCTGGCGCAACGGCGTCTGGCGCCTGTACACGGCCCTCGATGGCCTCGCGCAGGATTCCGTCGCTCAGGTCCGCGCGCCCAGCGCGACGGAAGTCTGGGTGGGCTACCGCGGCAGCAAGGGCATCAGCCGGCTCCACTTTGAAGGCGATCGCCTTCGATCGGTCGAGCAGGTCGGCCCGCCTAAACTGCCGTCCAATCACGTCCTGTCCATCGGCTATGATTCCGAAGGCGACATGTGGGTCGGCACGGACAGCGGCATCGGGCTGCGCCGCAAAGGCGTCTGGTCCACCATCTCCAAGGCGGACGGGCTCATCTGGGACGACTGCAATCCAAACTCCTTGCTCGCCGAAGGTTCCGGGGATGTGTGGATCGGCACCAGCCGCGGCCTCACTCACATCGTTGCTGGCGCCAAACCCCGCCTGCTCGCCGGTCAGCCCCCTCAACCTGTCCTCTCGTCAATTCAGTTCGGCGGCCGCCGGATGCCCTCCAGCATCGGCCTGCGCATCCCTTATGCCCAGCGATTGCTGGAACTCGATCTCGCCTGCCTCAGCTTCCGCCAGGAACAACAGATTCGCTACCGCTACCGCCTCACCGGTCTTGAGGACGCCTGGGTGGAAACCGCCACGCCTGAACTCCGTTTCCCCAGCCTTCCGCCCGGCTCCTACCGCCTTGAGGTCCTGGCTGCAAACTCGGTCGGTGAAACCAGCGCCGCCCCGGCCCTCGCTCAGTTCGTGATTCAACCCCCGTGGTACGGCACTTGGTGGTTCTATCTGACTCTTGTGGCCCTGGCTGTCCTCTCCATCATCTATCTCATCCGGTGGAGAACCGCCACGCTACAGCGTAGAAGCCGCGAACTGGAAGAAGCCGTCCGAGCCCGCACCGAGGAGCTTCAAAGCCAGTACGAATTGGCCGGCCGTCAGAAGACCGAGATTGAGCGTCTCCTCGACGAGGCCAACCAACTCCACCGCGCCAAGAACGAGTTCCTGGCCAACATCAGCCACGAGATCCGCACGCCGATGAACGGAATTCTAGGCCTCACCGAACTCGCCCTGCACACGCAGTTGGATCACGAGCAACTCGAATACGTGCAAGCCACTCGCAAGTCCGCTGAGTCGCTCCTCGGCCTGCTCAACGATGTGCTCGACTTCGCCAAAATAGAGGCCCAGCGCATTGAGATTGAGAGTGCTCCGTTCAGCATCCGCGACTGCTTTGATCTGGTTCGCGACACTTTTGCCAGCCAGGCCATCGACAAAGGCCTCGACGTGCACATCGAAATCGACTCCGGCGTCCCCCAGCAGGTGCTCGGTGACACCCTCCGCATCGGCCAGGTGATCATGAACCTGGTTGGCAACGCGGTGAAGTTCACAGAGAACGGTTCGGTCATTCTCCGCGCCGGATTGGAAGCGGCGATCGGCGACTTCGTGCGGCTCCGCATCGATATTCGGGACACCGGCATCGGCATCCCGCCCGACAAGCTCAAGATGATCTTCGAGCCTTTCCGCCAGGCGGACGGCTCGACCGCTCGCAACTATGGCGGCACCGGTCTCGGCCTCTCCATCTCCGCGCGCCTCGTCGAGATCATGGGGGGCCGGCTTACGGTCGAGAGTACTCCTGGTGTCGGCAGTGTGTTCTCCTTCACTCTGCCCTTGAAGCAGGTCAAAGCCACCGCCGGTACCCCTGTGGAGAAGATCGAGGCGGCCCAACCGGCCGGCGACGTGGTGCCCGCCCGGGTCCTTCTGGCCGAGGATCACCAGATCAATCAGCTGGTCGTCATTCGTCTGCTCGAGAAGCGCGGTCACCATGTCGACGCCGTGAACAACGGCGCGGAAGCCGTCGCCGCCGCCTCCTCCGGTTCGTACGACCTGATTCTGATGGACATGCAGATGCCTGTCATGGACGGTCTCCAGGCGGCCCATGAGATCAGGGCACTTGCTGGCCCTGCCGCCCGCATCCCCATCGTGGCCCTCACCGCCAACGCCCTCGGCGCGGCCGAGGAAGAGTGCCGCGCCGCCGGCATGGACGCCTATCTTGCCAAGCCGGTGAAGCCCGACGAGCTCTATCGCGTCGTCGAAAGCATCACCGCGGCCAGCGCAAAGAGCCTGGTCCGGTAG
- a CDS encoding ISNCY family transposase, producing MMKLQEVLLKAMAKKITWWSAAEIIGVSDRTMRRWRERLEEHGYSGLADRRKGRPSDKRVPLAMAEEVLRLYQETYYDLNMRHFHEKLREQHGIQLSYTWVQKALQGAGLVAKRGRRAKHRRRREPRPLPGMLLHIDGSKHQWFSDERWYDLIVILDDATKEIYYAQLVEEESTRTVMAGLRHVIESKGLFCALYSDRGSHFFVTPKAGGKVDKGRLTQVGRAMKELGVQMIAAYSPQARGRSERSFGTWQGRLPQELRLAGITTAERANEFLAERYIGEFNEKFTVEAKETGTAFRKTTRADLNWVFTVQTERVVDRDNTVAIGDQSWQLEKSRFRHSLAKSTVTIHEHLDGTVSIRFGPHVVGRYTAEGARLRDTRQSRKEDCGKGGPEEAEENREAVSHGSHRPLEIPPSRDSHFPTAPTTTRKVRPKTRKPPSASRKGSSGAVN from the coding sequence ATGATGAAGCTACAAGAAGTGCTGCTGAAGGCCATGGCGAAGAAGATCACATGGTGGAGCGCGGCGGAGATCATCGGAGTGAGCGACCGAACGATGCGACGCTGGCGGGAGAGGCTGGAAGAGCACGGCTATTCGGGCTTGGCCGACCGGCGGAAAGGCAGGCCGAGTGACAAGAGGGTGCCCTTGGCGATGGCGGAGGAGGTGTTGCGGCTGTACCAGGAAACCTACTATGACCTGAACATGCGGCACTTTCACGAGAAGCTGCGCGAGCAACACGGCATCCAGCTGAGCTACACGTGGGTGCAGAAGGCGCTGCAGGGTGCGGGCTTGGTGGCCAAGCGGGGTAGGCGGGCCAAGCATCGGCGGAGACGGGAGCCTCGACCGCTGCCGGGGATGCTGCTGCACATCGACGGGAGCAAGCACCAGTGGTTCAGCGATGAGCGATGGTATGACCTGATCGTGATCCTGGATGATGCGACGAAGGAGATCTACTACGCACAGTTGGTGGAGGAGGAATCGACGCGGACGGTGATGGCGGGCCTGCGGCATGTGATTGAGTCGAAGGGTCTGTTCTGTGCGTTGTACAGCGACCGGGGCAGCCACTTTTTCGTGACGCCGAAAGCGGGCGGGAAGGTTGATAAGGGCCGTCTGACGCAGGTTGGGCGAGCGATGAAGGAGTTGGGCGTGCAGATGATCGCGGCCTACTCGCCACAAGCGCGAGGCCGGTCAGAGCGGAGCTTCGGGACCTGGCAGGGCCGACTGCCACAGGAGTTGCGGCTGGCGGGGATCACCACCGCGGAAAGGGCCAATGAGTTCTTGGCCGAACGTTACATTGGCGAGTTCAACGAGAAGTTCACGGTTGAGGCGAAGGAGACAGGGACGGCGTTTCGGAAGACGACGCGCGCCGATCTGAACTGGGTGTTCACGGTGCAGACTGAGCGCGTGGTAGATCGGGATAACACGGTGGCGATCGGCGACCAGAGCTGGCAACTGGAGAAGAGCCGTTTCCGCCACTCCCTGGCGAAGAGCACAGTGACCATTCACGAGCACCTGGATGGAACGGTGTCGATCCGATTTGGACCGCATGTGGTAGGCCGCTACACAGCCGAGGGCGCACGATTGCGGGACACTCGACAATCACGAAAGGAAGACTGTGGAAAAGGCGGGCCCGAGGAAGCCGAGGAAAACCGCGAGGCGGTTTCCCACGGCTCCCACCGTCCCTTGGAAATCCCGCCGAGCCGGGATTCCCACTTTCCCACCGCCCCGACGACGACGAGAAAGGTACGTCCGAAGACCCGGAAGCCGCCTTCGGCGAGCAGAAAAGGATCATCGGGTGCGGTCAACTGA